One genomic segment of Stigmatopora argus isolate UIUO_Sarg chromosome 18, RoL_Sarg_1.0, whole genome shotgun sequence includes these proteins:
- the acsl5 gene encoding long-chain-fatty-acid--CoA ligase 5, with amino-acid sequence MEFLFQLLFTPLSTPAIISLFALAAATLFYLNTRPAPLRSPADLKCQTLGIKDGARKVALLKDNNNLIAYHYVDAKTLYEVFQRGLKVSGNGPCLGFRKTGRAYQWLRYKQVSDRAEHLGSGLLLRGLKPCPDTFIGIFAQNRPEWIIGEQACYTYSMVAVPLYDTLGPEALVFIIDQADISTVLCDNQKKVELLLENREKGQTPALKTVVVMDPFESDLVERGAKCGVDVLSMQDVEAAGKSDLQKPVPPKPEDLSIVCFTSGTTGNPKGAMLTHENVVADAAGVLKTFETAIVPNTEDVSISFLPLAHMFERVVQTVLFGAGARVGFFQGDIRLLPDDMKNLQPTIFPVVPRLLNRVYDKVQSGATTTFQKWLLNFAVQRKLAEVHDGIVRKNSIWDKLIFHKVQESLGGQVRVMVTGAAPISPSVLDFLRATLGCQIFEAYGQTECTAACTFTMPGDATSGHVGVPLPCNVVKLVDVEEMNYFSSNGEGEVCIKGTNVFKGYLKDPEKTAEALDKDGWLHTGDIGKWLPSGVLKIIDRKKNIFKLAQGEYIAPEKIENVYVRCGPVVQVFVHGDSLQAFLVAVVVPDPDVLPGLAKNLGIQGSLEDLCKNKEIKKAVLSDMIRLGKEAGLKSFEQVKDVHLHPEQFTIENGLLTPTLKAKRAELKSFFHMQIDQLYMQ; translated from the exons ATGGAGTTCCTCTTCCAGCTGCTCTTCACGCCACTGTCAACGCCGGCCATCATTTCGCTGTTTGCCTTGGCGGCTGCCACCCTCTTCTACCTCAATACCAGACCTGCTCCATTGCGCTCGCCGGCCGACCTCAAATGCCAAACCCTTGGCATTAAG GATGGAGCCAGGAAGGTGGCTTTACTGAAGGACAACAACAACCTGATTGCTTATCACTATGTTGACGCAAAAACCCTCTACGAGGTTTTCCAGAGGGGCCTGAAAGTCTCAG GTAACGGACCATGTTTGGGATTCAGGAAAACTGGAAGGGCGTACCAGTGGCTTAGGTACAAGCAG GTATCTGACAGAGCAGAGCACTTGGGCTCAGGACTCCTTCTGAGGGGTTTGAAACCTTGCCCTGACACATTCATTGGCATCTTTGCTCAGAACAGACCTGAG tgGATTATTGGCGAACAGGCTTGTTACACCTACTCCATGGTGGCGGTCCCACTGTACGACACCCTGGGTCCCGAAGCGttggtgttcattattgaccAAG CCGACATCTCCACGGTATTGTGCGACAATCAGAAAAAGGTTGAGCTTCTGCTGGAGAACCGTGAGAAAGGCCAGACCCCCGCTCTTAAGACAGTCGTCGTCATGGATCCGTTTGAATCGGACTTGGTGGAGCGAGGAGCCAAATGTGGTGTTGATGTTTTGTCTATGCAAGATGTGGAG GCTGCTGGGAAAAGTGACCTTCAGAAGCCAGTG CCTCCAAAGCCAGAGGACCTTAGCATTGTTTGTTTCACAAGTGGAACCACAG GAAATCCCAAGGGTGCAATGCTTACTCATGAGAATGTTGTTGCTGATGCTGCTGGTGTCCTCAAGACATTTGAG ACGGCCATTGTTCCAAATACTGAAGATGTCAGTATTTCGTTTCTGCCGCTGGCGCACATGTTTGAAAGAGTTGTGCAG ACTGTCCTGTTCGGTGCTGGTGCTCGAGTTGGATTCTTCCAGGGTGATATCAGACTGTTGCCAGATGACATGAAGAATCTGCAGCCCACGATCTTCCCTGTGGTTCCGCGACTTCTCAACCGAGTCTACGACAAA GTACAAAGTGGTGCAACGACAACTTTCCAAAAATGGCTGCTTAACTTTGCAGTGCAGAGGAAACTGGCCGAGGTCCACGATGGCATCGTCCGAAAGAACAGCATTTGGGATAAGCTCATCTTCCACAAAGTGCAG GAATCTCTGGGTGGTCAAGTGCGCGTGATGGTGACGGGGGCGGCGCCAATATCTCCTTCAGTGCTGGACTTCCTCAGGGCCACACTTGGTTGCCAG ATCTTTGAGGCCTACGGCCAGACAGAATGCACGGCTGCCTGCACGTTCACCATGCCGGGCGATGCCACTTCAG GACATGTTGGTGTTCCCTTGCCTTGCAATGTGGTGAAACTGGTGGATGTGGAAGAGATGAATTATTTTTCATCCAATGGCGAAGGAGAG GTGTGTATCAAGGGAACAAATGTATTCAAGGGTTACTTGAAAGATCCGGAGAAGACAGCTGAAGCTTTGGATAAAGATGGTTGGCTCCATACAGGAGACATTGGAAAATGGCTACCA AGTGGTGTTCTGAAAATCATTGACCGTAAGAAGAACATCTTTAAGCTGGCTCAGGGTGAATACATTGCACCAGAGAAGATTGAAAATGTCTATGTGCGCTGTGGACCTGTGGTCCAAGTATTTGTGCACGGAGACAGTCTGCAG GCCTTCCTGGTTGCAGTTGTGGTCCCCGACCCAGACGTCTTGCCGGGTTTAGCAAAGAACCTTGGAATCCAGGGCTCCCTTGAAGACCTCTGCAAAAACAAG GAAATCAAAAAGGCTGTTCTCTCGGACATGATCCGTCTGGGAAAAGAGGCAGGGCTCAAGTCTTTTGAGCAG GTCAAGGATGTGCATCTCCACCCAGAGCAATTCACCATTGAGAATGGCCTCTTGACCCCCACGCTGAAGGCCAAGAGGGCTGAGCTTAAGTCGTTCTTCCACATGCAAATAGATCAACTTTACATGCAATAA